The Nostoc cf. commune SO-36 genomic sequence CATTAGTGTCAAATTAAGCTCAAATCCCTTTGAAACCTCGTTTCCAGCCTCTGGGCTGGAAATGATGCTCTTGGGGCTGCTGCCGCTAGCAAGGGAGGCGGCAGCCCCAAAGATGGCATTCCCAGTCTCCGACTGGGAACGAGATTGTCTCTCGTGTTTTGCTTCACCTCTTAATCTAAATTTGTCAATAAATAGAGGTAAAACATAAGTTTCATCTCTATTTATTGGTAAGTTCAAGGCTAAATAATCGTAACTGGACATAATTAAACGTAACTATATTTTTATCATTTGTTGTCTCTAATGCCTTATATCTTATACTTTGTGCTTTATTTTAAGCAGTGTCATTTATTTGTAACTACCTAATTTAATTTACGTTTGTAACTGCATAGCTTAAATTTCAACATCAATGTTATGGTTGATTTATATCAAGATTAAAAAATAGTTTTTCATTTATAAAAGTAGATTTTTAGCGGTAATGCTAAAGATTTTACATTAATAAAAAGCATTTTATTAGATAAAATAAATTATAAATATCATCAGGAGTATATATGCATTTTCCTCAGTTTGCAGGAATTCTCGGTTGTACGACAACTGCTTTTATATTAATTGCACCCATACAAGTAGAAGCTGCAACTTTTAAGGTGATATCTGGAGTCACCAGCATTGATCGCGATCACGAAGATATTCTGAGAAATATTGGGTTAACCTTGACAGGCACTAATCAGACAGTCGCACCAATTCCCAGCAATTATTTAGTTGGCTTCAATATCGACTCAGCCACCAACTTCACATTCACTAACGAGGGTGGTTTCACTCCGCTCTCAGGTACAATCGAGCATACTGGTACTGTTACCTTTAACGATCAAATTACTGTTGGTGACTTTTCAATTGGTTTTGCTTCAGGACGTACCGTTAAAGATACTAGCGGATTTGTTTTAAGAGACACATTTTCTTTAAATACAATTTTGTTTGATTTAAGTCTTCCGGAACCTGTAGCATTTGATGGTCAAACTTTAACCATCCCTGATGTTAGATTGTTGATTTCTCCAGAGTTTGCAAATATACTAGGCGATCCTGACTTAACAGGTTTGTTTGCTGGAACTGCACGAGTTGATGCTCAAGTTGCTGCCGTACCCGAACCTGACAGTGTACTGGCAGTTTTGGCAGTGGGTGCGGCTCTCTTGGCAACTAGATTTTATACTCAAAAAATTAAATGCACTTAATATCCTGAAGCATTGCTAAATGCTTATTAACAGGTGCAAGTGTATTGGCAGCAATCAGCCCACTTGCGGCAACTGCTGGTAAACCAATGCCGGGAAATGTCGAGTCTCCGCAACACATCAATCCTGTTAGAGGTGTGCTAGGGCCAGGAAACATACCACTTCCAGCCTGAATTGCTGGGCCGTAGGAACCTTGATGACGACGGAGATAACGCTCGTGGGTTAGAGGTGTACCAACAAGTGTGACTTCGCAACGAGAGCGGATATCTGGAATGACCCGTTCTAAAGCTTGCCACATTACTTCTGCACGCGATCGCTTTTGTTCGGCATATTCCTGGTTCCTTCTATCCATTCCCTGCCAGATAGAGTATGGCTCATTACCAGGAGTATACACATGAATCACATGCTTTCCTGGTGGCGCTAAGGATGGATCGAGAATTGAAGGAATTGATATCACCACAACATTCTGAGGTGCTGTTATGCCCAATTCCCAGTTATTAACTACGATGTAATGACAGCGCAAATTTGGCTGTAATCCTTGAGCATCAATACCTAAATGTAGATGCATGAAACTATCACACTCAGGTGTTGCTTGTCGCTGGCTGCGGTACTGTTGGGGTATTGCCTTTTCTGGTAGTAACTTCAGTGTGTCCCAAACCGATGCATTAGATATAACTGCCCGACGCGCCCGAATTTCTTGGCGATCGCGCAGACGCACACCCACGGCACGATTACCTTCTACCAACACTTGCTCCACATGAGCGCCCAATATCAGCTTCCCTCCGTGACGCTCCAATCCTTGTACAAGGGTGTCAACTAAAGCACCACTCCCACCAATGGGATATTCAAGTACTGCATCTGGTCGATACCAGTCGGCAAACATAAATGCTACTTCTGCGGCACTAGTGCCATCTGCGGGCAGTCCAGAAAGCAGAAAACACAACAAATTCAGCCAATTTCGGGTAAATGGATCTTTAACAACGCCATCCATAATCCGGCTGAAGGGGCCCGTCAACTTGATGACATCTGGCAAGTTTTTTGCCAGAGATAGGGCAAACGGGGCTACAGTTCTAACTGCACCCAAATCAAAGCGTAATGCGGCTGGTGGTATAGAAATTGCTGCACCAGCGAATGGTTCCATAACGCGCTGGAGTTCTTGCCATTCGACAACAGCATTATGACCACGAAATTTCATCAAAACTTCAGAAAATTGCTCGGAACCAACCGACGTATCAAAATCACCTTCTGGCAGACAACAACCCCAAGTATCGTAGGTTACGCATGGTAATTCAGAACCAATTGCATCTAATACTTGTTTTAGGGGGTTGGTGGAGGGGCTATAAGATAGTCCAGAGTAGAGGGATGGGCCTGAGTCAAATTTGAAACCGTTGCGCTCAAAACTGTGGGCAGCACCACCAGGGATGGAGTGACTTTCACAAACCATCACATCAAAGCCGTATCGTGCCAAAAGAGCGGCACAACTTAAACCGCCAATACCGCTACCAATGACAACTATATCTGTGTTTTGCATATCCCCTATGTTTGCAACCAGTCGTCTTTTTATCTTAATAAAAAGTTACTCTAGCGGCTTGTTGACAAACTGACTAGAAGCGAATTCCCGTTGAGAATCTCCTAATATTTTCAGGGACTTCTCAGTAATTGTATTAATATTATTTGTTCGCTAAGTACAGCATTTCATTAATTTGTAGAGAATTAAACTTGACAATACCCGACAATGTTAATGCATTGGCTTGCATTGTTAATGCATTGGCTTGTGCATTGGCTTGCATTTTTAGGGACTTCCAAATAAAAAAATATTCCAAAACTGACACAAAAATCCTCTTAATCTCTCCTCTCTCTGTTTTCTCTGCGTCTCTGTGGTTCGTTTTTTGGGATAATTTATTCCTTGGAAATCCCTTAATGCATCGGCTTGCATTGTTAATGCATCGGCTCGCATTAAAAACGCTACGCTTTTACCCTTAAAATAGGGATACAGTCCCTGACTACAAACCTTTAATTATTCACGCCCACTTACACCACTTGAAAACTAAAGCTAAAACTTGCCCAATTATTCACATCCAAGATATATGAGTCGGCTGCTGTGCCGTTCGTCTCCGTTTTGAGATGCAAGTCTTGTAGCAAGGCTTGTGCAACGTCTAAGGGATTGAATAATGCGCTAATCGGGCGTTGTTCGGCTGTGGAATACTTAATAGTACTCAAGGCGGCGAGAGTTTCGCTAAAGGGGGCAGTACTAAAAATTAGTTGTTGTTCGCAAAAGCTAGCTAGCCCTGAAATCACCCATTCGGAAGCACCATTAGTTTGGGGTAAGGTGAGGGTTTCACCTGGGGCGATGACAACCTCTTTTAAGAGGGGTTTGGTATCGGCAGTGTTTGGTTCTTGAGGGGTTTCCCAAGGATAGAAGGCAACTGCTGTATGATTATTGTTTAATCCCAGCAAGATTAAATATACTGGGCGATCGCTCTGGTTTTCCACTCGATATTGCATTCGACTACCAATAGGCACAATCGGAGTGGGGAGAGATGCAATTAATCGCTTCTGTACTGATGTTTTAACCGAGGTTTCAGTTTTAAAAGCTCGCACTGTTTCGCGCTGCATGACGATGCGAGGTGAACTGTCACTAATTATTTCTAAGGTTGCCTTGAGAGGCAAGCGGGAAGAACCTTGATTTTCGGTGAGTCGCCATAACTTTGCTGCTAGCAAGATTGATAATTGTGGCGATAACCTTTGCGCTGTTAATTTTACTGCTTCTCCTACTTCCCCCATAGTATTGGGAATTATTTCGCCACCAATAGAAAATAGACCATAACGGCTGGGTGTTTGCTGTAGCTTCGCAAATAGATAATCAGCTGGTTTTTCTCCTGCTACTACGGTGGATACATGGGAAAATCCAGCGAAGGCACTTGTAGCATCTACCCGCTCAATTCTTTCCAATCCAGTATCCAAAGCTATGGTTAAATTAATATTTCGAGGTAAAACCCGGACTGCTTCTTGGACGAGTTGCCCGACTTGTAGGGGATTTGCACCTTGAATTTTGAAAATTTGCGCTTTTGCAGTTAACCCAGTCCGCGATCGCAATATTAATTCTTCTGTTGTTGCCAAGGTTAATCGAGAATTCACTCCATAGTATAGCAGTACTTGTGCAGGTAATCCTGCCAACCACAGATGGACTGTTTTACCATCCTCTTCAATAGCTGTCACCACGCCTTCTGCACCAATGATACCGTCTGGCTGTAGAGACGTTAGATTTTGATTTTTCTGACTACTTAATAATGCTGGTTGCTGTTTGCTACCCAATTGGGATAAAGAATTTTCTACATGGGAGAAGGCAACTTGAATTGTGGTGGCTGGGGTGAATTCCCACAAATACTGTGTTAAGGCGTAAGTAAATAACCCAGCAGTAAAACCAGAAAAGAATCCTTCCTTTGCTGTCTGATTTGGTTCTGAGGTAGCTGCTAAAACAATCGGAGTGCTGGATAACTTCTGAGTTTTAAGTTGTTTGAGAAAGTCGAGTTCTTCTAGTGCCAGCTTTCCTACTGATTCCTGAAGGGCGCGAATTTTTAATCCTAAGACTGTATTAGGAGCGTAATAGCTAGTATCCAATACTGCTGTTACTCGATTTGTGGGGAGCGATCGCAATAATAGCAGTAGAGTTTCTTCTAATATATAGTTGACTAGTTTCTCATTTTGTGAATACTGACCCACATTAGCTGCCACCAGAGCATTTTGTCCTGTATCTAGTGATGTTTCCAATTTGACACGGCTGCCATAGCCGCTAAAGTGAAAGACTACCACATCACCAGGTTTAGCTTGCTTACCCAGGTGATCCAAAAAAGCTGCCTCAATGAATTCCCTACTAGCTTGTTCCTCAGTTAAGGTTAAAATATCTGACCCTTGGAAACCAAAGCGATGCATCAAAAGTTCTCTTTGTAATTCCACATCCGTCAGGCAACCACTGAGGGCTGGGATTTGTGGGTATTGGTTAATACCTATTAACAGTGCCAACTTGCGCGGATTGGGTTCTGCCAAAGCCTGATAATAGCGATTTCCCAAAGACAACCACTCAGCTTCAGTTACCCCCAATACCGCGAGTATTGAGCCAATTCTATGTAAAAACGTGCGCCGTTCCATAATTAGCCATCAGCCCTCAGCCATTAGTTAGCAGCTTACAGGGCTGAACTCTGTATTGTAAAGTTACAAAATGGGAGGAGTGGGGAGTGGGGGAAGAATAACTATTAATTATTTACCAATGCCCAATGCCCAATGCCCAATGCCCTAAACCGATACTTCTATCCGCATTGCCCGTGCCAACTCAGCCGCCACCTCTGGACGGGAAAACTCTGGTGGGGGTAATTCACCGCGCCGCAGCATTTCCCGGACTTTTGTTCCCGATAAATGAATGCGTTCTTCTGGCCTGCTGGGACTGGTTTTAGATGTTGCCATCTGTTTAGTGCGCGTGCAGTAAAAAGCGTGTTCAAATTTCATCGGCACAATGCCCAATTCACTTGGGGCAAATTCATCAAAGATGTATTGAGCGTCGTAAGTGCCGTAATAGTCACCAACGCCAGCATGATCTCGTCCGACGATAAAGTGAGTACAGCCGTAGTTTTTGCGGATTAAAGCATGGAATATTGCCTCACGAGGCCCAGCATAGCGCATTGCGGCTGGATTAATTGCCAAACTTACCCGGTCTAAGGGGTAGTAGTGTTCCAGCAAAATTTCATAGCAACGCATCCGCACATCAGCAGCGATATCGTCTTCTTTTGTCGCCCCGACTAACGGGTGCAAAAATAGACCATCAACGATTTCTAAAGCGCACTTTTGAATATATTCATGGGCGCGGTGGATGGGGTTGCGAGTTTGAAAGCCAACAATGGTTTTCCAACCCTTGTCTCTAAATAGTTGCCGTGAGGCAGCTGGATCAATTTGGTAACTGGGAAACTGGGGATGAGGTTCGCGTTGCAACAACCAAATATCACCCGCCAGATGTACATTACCTTGGTTATAGAGTACCTGCACGCCGGGATGTTTAGCATCATCAGTGCGGTAGACATTTATGGCTTCGCGGGTTTTGTCGTAGTTATATTTTTGCGTCAGTTGCAAAACTCCAATAAATTCGCCTCTGGAGTTATCCAGACGGATTAAGCCGCCTTCTGGCAATGGGGAAGCTACTTCTTCACTGACCGATAGTGTAATCGGGATTGACCACACAAGACCGTTAGCTAGTCGCATTTCTGTAACAGTGCGATCGTAGTCTTCCTGGTTCATAAAACCCGTGAGTGGACTAAAAGCACCGATCGCAATCATTTCTACATCAGAAACGGCGCGATCGTTTAGTTGCACTCGCGGCAAAAAGTCAGCTTTTGAGAGAAACTCTGCTCTTTCTTCTGGTGTGGCGATACGGTTAACCAACTGTCCACCGTGCGGGGCTATGGCATCTGGATTGTGACTCAACGTAATCCCCTCTCTGCTTTTAATGTTATTGTTTCAGATTATGTACTAACTTATCAAATGCTGGTACTGAGAAAAAAATAGTTTAGGGAATGAAGGAAAGTTTTTACAACTAGCCTGTAGGTAATCTGATTAGGTTACGTTAAAGCTAATCCAGCCTCAATTGTGACATCAAAAACAACTCTTGATGCATACGTTGCGATCGCAGTTACAGAACTATGGATTTACGATAGTAAAAAGCTGAGGATTTATCTACTTAGGGATGAACATTACATCGAATCTGATCACAGCCCTAACTTTCCAAATCTCCCTCTAACTCAAATTATTGCCGCTACAGTTGAACGAGCTTGGCAAGTAGGAACTGTACAAGCTTTGAAAGAGTTTGAAGGAACATTAGAGAGAAGTAGTTTTTGAGAGAAAGCACGTAAACCTAGCCCACCGCAGGTATCGCTTTCGTTAGTTGAGCTTAGTATGGCAATAAATGGCATAAATTGGCATAAACTAATATTATGAAGGAAAAATTAGGGAAGTTATGCCAGTGAAAAGTATAAATATATCTCTCCCTGATGCGATGCGGACTTACATAGAAGAGAAAGTGGCAACTGGTGGTTACAGCAGCGTCAGTGAATATTTTCGTGAGTTAGTG encodes the following:
- a CDS encoding phytoene desaturase family protein, whose protein sequence is MQNTDIVVIGSGIGGLSCAALLARYGFDVMVCESHSIPGGAAHSFERNGFKFDSGPSLYSGLSYSPSTNPLKQVLDAIGSELPCVTYDTWGCCLPEGDFDTSVGSEQFSEVLMKFRGHNAVVEWQELQRVMEPFAGAAISIPPAALRFDLGAVRTVAPFALSLAKNLPDVIKLTGPFSRIMDGVVKDPFTRNWLNLLCFLLSGLPADGTSAAEVAFMFADWYRPDAVLEYPIGGSGALVDTLVQGLERHGGKLILGAHVEQVLVEGNRAVGVRLRDRQEIRARRAVISNASVWDTLKLLPEKAIPQQYRSQRQATPECDSFMHLHLGIDAQGLQPNLRCHYIVVNNWELGITAPQNVVVISIPSILDPSLAPPGKHVIHVYTPGNEPYSIWQGMDRRNQEYAEQKRSRAEVMWQALERVIPDIRSRCEVTLVGTPLTHERYLRRHQGSYGPAIQAGSGMFPGPSTPLTGLMCCGDSTFPGIGLPAVAASGLIAANTLAPVNKHLAMLQDIKCI
- a CDS encoding caspase family protein; this encodes MERRTFLHRIGSILAVLGVTEAEWLSLGNRYYQALAEPNPRKLALLIGINQYPQIPALSGCLTDVELQRELLMHRFGFQGSDILTLTEEQASREFIEAAFLDHLGKQAKPGDVVVFHFSGYGSRVKLETSLDTGQNALVAANVGQYSQNEKLVNYILEETLLLLLRSLPTNRVTAVLDTSYYAPNTVLGLKIRALQESVGKLALEELDFLKQLKTQKLSSTPIVLAATSEPNQTAKEGFFSGFTAGLFTYALTQYLWEFTPATTIQVAFSHVENSLSQLGSKQQPALLSSQKNQNLTSLQPDGIIGAEGVVTAIEEDGKTVHLWLAGLPAQVLLYYGVNSRLTLATTEELILRSRTGLTAKAQIFKIQGANPLQVGQLVQEAVRVLPRNINLTIALDTGLERIERVDATSAFAGFSHVSTVVAGEKPADYLFAKLQQTPSRYGLFSIGGEIIPNTMGEVGEAVKLTAQRLSPQLSILLAAKLWRLTENQGSSRLPLKATLEIISDSSPRIVMQRETVRAFKTETSVKTSVQKRLIASLPTPIVPIGSRMQYRVENQSDRPVYLILLGLNNNHTAVAFYPWETPQEPNTADTKPLLKEVVIAPGETLTLPQTNGASEWVISGLASFCEQQLIFSTAPFSETLAALSTIKYSTAEQRPISALFNPLDVAQALLQDLHLKTETNGTAADSYILDVNNWASFSFSFQVV
- the sat gene encoding sulfate adenylyltransferase, with amino-acid sequence MSHNPDAIAPHGGQLVNRIATPEERAEFLSKADFLPRVQLNDRAVSDVEMIAIGAFSPLTGFMNQEDYDRTVTEMRLANGLVWSIPITLSVSEEVASPLPEGGLIRLDNSRGEFIGVLQLTQKYNYDKTREAINVYRTDDAKHPGVQVLYNQGNVHLAGDIWLLQREPHPQFPSYQIDPAASRQLFRDKGWKTIVGFQTRNPIHRAHEYIQKCALEIVDGLFLHPLVGATKEDDIAADVRMRCYEILLEHYYPLDRVSLAINPAAMRYAGPREAIFHALIRKNYGCTHFIVGRDHAGVGDYYGTYDAQYIFDEFAPSELGIVPMKFEHAFYCTRTKQMATSKTSPSRPEERIHLSGTKVREMLRRGELPPPEFSRPEVAAELARAMRIEVSV